One Epinephelus lanceolatus isolate andai-2023 chromosome 17, ASM4190304v1, whole genome shotgun sequence genomic window carries:
- the hs3st1l1 gene encoding heparan sulfate (glucosamine) 3-O-sulfotransferase 1-like1, whose amino-acid sequence MACFLASAFLLVLQTYAAPPELVQAGFGITLDPMDLDAGLVNVSGDITSSPPLGTSKRAPHSIIIGVRKGGTRALLEMLDIHPEVAAAATEVHFFDWDENYAKGFEWYRELMPYSYPHQITVEKTPGYFTSALAPERICAMNSSIKLLLILRDPCERVISDYTQVYFNRLENHKPVQAIENLLVRNGALNIRYKAIQRSLYDVHMRNWLRHFPLEQIHIVDGDALIRDPLPELQKVERFLNLPPRIVSSNFYFNQTKGFYCIRSDGRERCLHESKGRPHPAVNSTVLQQLRSYLREHNRTFFRLVKRTFDWQ is encoded by the coding sequence ATGGCTTGTTTCCTGGCATCTGCCTTTCTTCTGGTTCTCCAGACATACGCTGCACCACCCGAGCTTGTCCAGGCCGGATTTGGCATTACACTGGACCCCATGGACCTCGATGCTGGGCTTGTCAATGTCTCTGGAGATATAACCTCATCTCCACCCCTAGGGACTAGTAAAAGAGCCCCACACAGTATCATTATTGGGGTACGCAAGGGGGGCACACGAGCACTGTTGGAGATGCTGGACATACACCCTgaggttgctgctgctgccaccgaGGTGCACTTCTTTGATTGGGATGAGAACTATGCCAAGGGCTTTGAGTGGTACCGTGAGTTGATGCCCTACTCATACCCTCACCAGATCACAGTGGAGAAAACTCCAGGTTACTTTACATCAGCTCTTGCACCAGAACGCATCTGTGCCATGAACTCATCCATAAAGCTGCTGCTGATCTTACGAGACCCATGCGAGCGGGTTATCTCCGACTACACCCAGGTGTACTTCAACCGGCTGGAGAACCACAAGCCAGTACAAGCCATTGAGAACCTCCTAGTGCGCAACGGAGCCCTGAATATCCGATACAAGGCCATTCAGAGGAGCCTGTACGACGTCCACATGCGCAATTGGCTGCGCCACTTCCCACTGGAGCAGATACACATCGTAGATGGGGATGCTCTGATCCGTGACCCCTTGCCAGAGCTTCAGAAGGTGGAGCGCTTCCTCAACTTGCCTCCAAGGATAGTATCCTCCAACTTCTACTTCAACCAGACCAAGGGGTTTTACTGTATCAGAAGTGACGGCCGAGAGCGCTGTCTGCATGAGTCTAAGGGACGTCCTCACCCGGCTGTCAACAGCACTGTCCTCCAGCAGCTCCGCTCTTACCTACGGGAACACAACCGAACCTTCTTCAGGCTGGTGAAGCGCACCTTCGACTGGCAATAA